In Nocardia sp. NBC_01327, the genomic stretch GCAGGATCAGGGCATCCTGCATGGAGGTGACCTGCTGCCACGCCGGATCACCGGTGATGGCGCTCAGCTGCGCGAGCCGCCTGCCCTTGAGCACGGAGGCGGAATAGGCCACCTCACTGCGGAATTCGCCGACCCGATTGCTGAATTCGAGCAGCTGGGCCGCGGGCATCTCACCCGTCGTCAGCGCCACCGCGCCGATGGTGTCGGCCTGCGAGAGCGCCTCCGCCGCGCGCAATTGCTCGACGGCGTAGCCCAGTTCGATGCCGATCTTGGCGTCCGGCGCCACCCGGGCCGCCACCATGGAGGCGGAGATAATGGTGCCGATCACCTGTGTGAAGAATCCGAATGCCTGATCCGCCGGCATCTGCCGCGAATCGACGCCGTTGCGCAGGATCGGCACCATATCGAAAAGCTTCTGGAAGCCCGCGATTTCGGTGGCGGCGCCATCGGGATTGAGTCCGCGGGCCGCATCGCCCTTGGCGACCATCGCCGCCAGCGCCTCATCGGAGTGTTTACGCGCGCCGACGAGTGCCTGCACGGCGTCATCGTCACCGGCCAGCAGCAGCGCGGACAACCGCCGCTCCTCCTCCAGCGCCGACACCATGAGAATCGCCGGAGCGGTGGTGCTGCTGGCCAATTCGGCCCACTGCTTCGATTCCCGGGCGGATTTCACCAGATAGACGGCCGCGCCGCCGCCGATGGCCAGCAGCGTGACACTGGAGATGAGCACGATCCCCATCAGCCGGACCCGGACGCTCACCCAGCCGCGAACACCGCGCCCGCCCGAATCAGATGTCCTGCCCAGGGAATTGCGCAGGTTCCGCCAGCTGCCCACAGTGATACTTCCCGCTCCCGAACGCCGTGGCGCCCCACTTCATGCCACACCGCCGGAAATGAGCGATACGTCACGCTTCCTCGTCGAGAGAGTAACGGAAACATCCCGAATCGACTACAGGTTCACATCATCCCGACAAACTGTTGACTTCATACGCCAAAGTTCGCGCGAATCACCGTGTGCGGGTCGCGGTCTCGCTTGATCGCCCGCAGCCGATCGGCGGTGACCGCATCGAATGCCGAGGTAGCGGACTCCCCCGGGGCGAGGAATGTATACGGCTTCGCGCCACTCACGTGCGCGCCGAGCGCTGCGACCACCGCATCCTGCTTGGCGGACACCGCATCTCGCAACTGCGGAATGCCCAGGCCCAGCAGGTACAGCAGATACGGTTCGGCAACCGGCCCGCGCGCACCCGAACCCGGCCGGGCCAGCGCGCCGCCCAGATGCCGCACCTGAATATTGAGCAGCGGCGCAACCGGTTCGGCCAGAATCACTTTGAGCGTCGCATCGTCCAGATCCGTGAGCAGCGCGGCGCGGGAGACAGCCGGACTGGGCGTGGTCGGCTCGGCGCAGATATCACCGAGATTTCCCGTGGACATGGCGGCGCGGGTATCGGAACCGGCTCCGCCCAGCCGATCGATGACGGCCACCAGCTCGCGGCCCTGCTCGGTGGCGCCCAGGTAGGCGATATCGAGCGCCACCATCTCCGGGGCATTCGGGAACTGGAAGCGGTGGAACCACACCGTCAGTTCATCGGGAGCCCGAGAGGTCAACTCGCGGAACGCGTCCCAGACCTCCGGCAGGCGCTCGCCCGGCCACACCACGCGACCGCCGTACAGCTGCGGCGCGGGGAACAGTTCGAATTCGAGTGCGGTCACCACCGCGACGTCACCGCCGCCGCCGCACAGCGCCCAGAACAGTTCCGGATCGCTGCTCAGCGTGACCCGCGCCGGCTCGCCCTGCGCGTCCACGATCTCGAAGGCGCGCACCGCATCCGAGGCCCAGCCGTAGCTGCGGCCGAACCAGCCCAGACCGCCGCCGAGCGTGTAACCCGTCACGCCCACCACCGGATTGCTGCCCGCCAGACCGGTCAGGCCGTGCTCCGCGGCCGCCGCCTGCACCTGTCCCCAGTTCGCGCCCGCGCCCACCCGGGCGAGCCGCCGCTCCGCATCGATGTGCACGGAATCGAGCCGCCCGGTGCGCAGCAGGATCGCGGTATCGATATCGCCGGTCGCGCCGTGCCCGGTCGGCTGGGTCGCGACGGCCAGTCCCGATGCCCGAGCGAACCGCACCACCGCGGCCACATCCTCGGCATCGGCGGCCTCGACCACCACGGCCGCCCGCTGCGAGATCGCGGTATTCCACGGCGTGACCGCCTGCTCGAAATCCGCGTCGCCGGGCGCCAGCACCCGGCCTCGGACCGCACTGCGCAATTGTTCGAAAGCCATGATCATTCCTCGTCCCTGGTCGGCATGCCGTCTGCGAGCGCTGCGGCGCACGGCCGGTTCAGCGCGATTCGACAGGCTGACGACGCAGGCCCGAAAAGTGTGACACCGCCCTACGACAGGAAACGGCGACCGCTAGCGGGCAGCCGCGATCTCGTGCGCATAGCGCGAGGTGGCGCGCCAGTACAGGTACAACCCGGCCGGCAGCAGCCCGCAGATGAGCAGCATCATGGTCGGCCAGTCGCTCATGAGCATGATGTCGCCGCCCGGACCGGAACTGGCGCACACCAGGAAGCCGAGGGTCCACACCGTCAGCGGCATGATCATGACGGCGGTGCGCGTACTCACCACGGACATGCCCGCCACCAGCAGGACATTCACCACCGCGGCCACCAGAGCCGTGAGAGGCAGGGCAATGGCCCCCGCGGTCGTACTGGTCGAAGCCAGCGGCGCGGCGGCGGCCAGCAGGGGCGCACTCTCGTGCACGGTCGCGTGACCCGCGTAGAGGGGCAGATAGAGCACCTCGAGCACCAGCGTGATCAAGGCGTCGACGGTCAGGAACAGCGCGATGGCCGCGCCCACCCACCGATCGCTCGCGCGCACTCCGGCGCTCGGGGCATCGCCGGTACGAGCGCTGACGGCGGCCGTCACGACACCGGCGGGAAGCCGAGCAGGGTCAGCAACTGGCTCTGCATATCGACGAAGCCGTACAGCACCGTCAGATACAGATCGTGCTGTGCCTGGAAATTGGGGCGCTGGCTCTCGACGAACGCCGCGATCGCATTCTGCAGATCCCAGTTGTACATGGGGGTCAGTGTCTCATCCCGGCCGACTGGGAAACATACGTGTCGGTCAATCCGGCGAACAGGTCGTGCTCCCGGCCGTCCGCGCCGGCCTGGCCGCGCTGCCCGCGGACCAGGATGTAGTGCTCCTCCGGCAACACCGGCTGGGCGATATCGTTCGACAGGGCGAACTCGCGACCGGACGGCGCCACCGTCACCTGGGTGGCGTGTGCGCGCAGGGCGGCGCGCTTGGCCGCCAGGGAATCCGCGATATCCACCGTGGTGGTGACGGATTCGTGTGGCACACAAGCCAATTCGCCATCGTGCGGCAGTCGCCAGCCGCGCGGCAGCGCACCGGGCAACTGATCCACGGTGCGGCGCTTCAGGGCTTCGGTGTGCATGGCGAGGCTGGCGCTGTCGGTGACGGTCCAGTAGACCTTCGGCACCTCCCACCCCAGCTCCACCGCCGAATCGACTGCGGCCATGGTGATTTCGTGCGCGCGAATATGGTCCGGGTGTCCGTAACCGCCGTGCGGGTCGTACCCGACCACCACGCTCGGGCGCAGCTGGAGAATGACCCGCACCAGCTCCTGCACCGCCGCATCGCCGGAGTTCACGAAGGCCCGCGGGTTCCGGGCCGACGGCGTCCCGGCCATACCGGAGTCCCGCCAGCGGCCCGCGCCGCCCAGCAGTCGCGGCGGCGCCGCATCCAATGCGGCCAGGGCCCTGGTCAATTCGAGAATGCGATAGCCGCCGAGCTGATCGGCCTGATCGGCGACCAGCTGCGCCCACTGCTCCCCGATGACCTCACCCTCCTCGCCGAGGGTGCAGGTCACCACGGTGACCGGCACACCGCGCCGCCGATAGTGCGCGATGGTGCCGCCGGTGGTGATGGATTCGTCATCGGGATGGGCGTGCACCAGCAGCAGCCCACCGGTTTCGGGGGCGGTCACGGCAGCCGATGCCAGTTCGCGGCGTCAGCGAAGATGCCGATCTGGATGGCGCCGCTGAGCGAGGCCCCGTCCACGCGCGGTCCGGCCGCCGCCACCTGGGTGTCCTGCACAATGGGCAGCACGGTCGCCAGATCCCACAGCTTCGGCTCCGAATCCCCGATCACCTTGCCGACATCGATACCGCGCAGGGCGGCGTCGATACCGGGTTGCAGCGTGGGATCGCAGACACCGGACAGATTCGACGGCGACTTCTTCGCCGCGTCCGCGACGGCGGTATCACTGCCGGGGGCATCGGGCGCCACCACCGGCGGGCAGCCGTAGCGCGAGGCCAGCACGGTCGCCGGATCGGCGCCCGCCCGCTCCCAGCCCACAATGGCGTCGACACCGGGGTCGGTATCGTCCTTGCCGTACAACTGCGCGGCCGCGATGCTGCGCACATTGACATCGATTCCGGCACTGCGCAATTGGTCGGCGGCGGTATTGGCGACCGCGAGCGTGGAATCGTCGCCCTCCACCGCGCCGATCCGAATCGTCAGCGTCTTACCGTTCTTGGCGATCGGACGCGGTTGCGGCGCAGGCGAAGTCGGCGACTGGGTGGCGGGAGTCTCGGGCGCGCGGCCATATCCGGCCTCGTTCAGCAGCCCGAACACCTCGTCGGTATTGAGCCGCGGCGGCGAGGTCGGCACATAACCGGGATCCGACGGCGCCAGCACCTGCGCGCGCACCGGCTCCACCCAGCTGCCGGTCTGCGCGCCGACGGTGGCCAGCAGCACCGGATCCAGCAGGCCGAGCACGGCCCGCCGCACCCGGATATCGGCCAGATCCCCGACGCGGCCGTTGAGCACCAGCTGCATTTCCCGGGACTGCGCCATTACGGCCGTCCGCACCGACGGTATGGCCGCCAGCTGCGATTGCAGCGCGACCCCGCCGTGCACGAGCGCCATCTGCGCATCCCCGACCCGCAGTGATTCGGCCACCTGCGCGGGAGTTCCACCGCGCCGCAACAGAATCTGATCCGGCACCGCGGGCTTGCCCCAGTACCGGTCATTGCGTTCGAGCAGAATCTCCTCGCGACCACGATCGGCCTGCTTGATGCGGAACTGCGCGCCGGACACCCGGATGGTGTCCATCAGGCCCTGCTCGAACCCGGAATCCTTGACCAGATGCTGCGGCAGCAGATCCGCGAACAGCTGCCGCCAGGCCGGGTACTCCTCACGCATGGTGACGGTGACGGTCTTACCGCCCGCCGAGGAGCTGATATCCGAAATGAGCCGGTAGCCAGCGGGATCCACCACACCGGGCTGCGTGATCATCTGCTGCCAGAGGTATTTGAAGTCCTCCGCCGCGATGGGGGCGCCGTCGGACCAGGACGCCTCGTTCTTGATCTGATAGGTGATGGTGAACGGTTCCTGCGAGGTGACGTCCGCGGACACCATGAGCGCCGGATCCAGCACCCAGTCGGTACCGCCCGGCACCGCCGGGGTGGGCGCCGGCCGGAAGGGACTCGGCAGCACCATCGACGACACCGCGGCCGCCGCCGGCGACTGCTGCGAGCGCAGATGCGGATTGAACCCGATGCCGATGTCATCCACCGCCACCACCACGGAATTGCTCCCCGGCTTGGCAGGCTGCGTCTTCGGACTGTCGGTGCTCTCGATGGGCGGAGGCGGATTCGCGGTGCATCCGGTCGCGACCGCCAGCAGCGTCGCAACCATCACCAACACCGCCCGCAACGATGCGCGCACCCGGGGCCCCGTCTTCACGTTCGGCACTCTACTGGACCCACTACTCCCCACCTGTCCACCGACCCCACCAGAGATCTGGCCCTCCCCCGAACGCCCAAAATCCCCCCGCCCCAAGTTCGCGGCCCGCCCCGTTCTGGACTGAGCGGAGCGATGCCGCGAAGCGGCGGGCGGAGGGAGGGAAGAACGGGGTAACAGGGCCGCGAACCCGCCGGAGCGAAGCGGAGGCAGATATTACTGCGCGCCGCGGTCGCGGGCCTTCTTGCGAGACAGCTCGCGGCCACGCTCGGTGGCGCCGAGGACGACCTTGCGGACTCGGACGACCTCCGGGGTCACCTCGACGCACTCGTCGTCGGTGCAGAACTCCATGGCCGCTTCCAGATCCAGGTGCAGCGGCTTGGCCAGGGTCTCGAACACATCAGCCGTGGCGGACCGCATATTGGTCAGCTTCTTCTCACGGGTGACATTGATGTCGAGGTCCTCGGCGCGCGGGTTGATGCCCACGACCATGCCCTCGTAGGTGTCGGCGCCCGGCTCCACGAAGAACTGGCCGCGGTCGGACAGCTGGATCATGGCGAACGGGGTGACCGAACCGGCGCGGTCGGACACCAGCGAACCGGTGTGGCGGGCGCGGATCTCGCCGGCCCACGGCGCGTAACCGTCGAACACGGCATTGGCGATACCGGTGCCGCGGGTGTCGGTCAGGAAGTCGGTGCGGAAACCGATCAGGCCGCGCGACGGGACGATGAACTCCATCCGCACCCAACCGGCGGAGTGGTTGCTCATCTGGACCATCTTGCCCTTGCGGGCGGCCAGCAGCTGCGTGACGGCGCCCAGGTACTCGTCCGGGCAGTCCACGGTCAGCTCTTCGAAGGGCTCGTGCACCTTGCCGTCGACGGTCTTGGTGACCACCTGCGGCTTGCCGACGGTCAGCTCGAAGCCTTCGCGGCGCATCTGCTCGACCAGGATGGCCAGCGCGAGCTCACCACGACCCTGCACCTCCCAGGCGTCCGGGCGGCCGATGTCGAGCACGCGCAGCGAGACATTGCCGACCAGTTCCTGGTCCAGGCGCGCCTTCACCTGACGGGCGGTGAGCTTGTGGCCCGACACTCTGCCGACCAGCGGCGAGGTGTTCGTGCCGATGGTCACCGAGATGGCCGGCTCGTCAACGGTGATGCGCGGCAACGCAACCGGGTTGTCCACATCGGCGAGGGTGTCGCCGATCATGATGTCCGGGATGCCCGCGATGGCGACGATATCGCCCGCGATGGCCTCCTCGCCGGGCTTGCGCTCGACGCCGATGGTCTGCAGCAGCTCGGTGATCTTGACGGTCTTGGTGCCCTCGGGGGTCATCCACGCCACGTTCGCACCCTTGCGCAGGGTGCCGCTGTAGATGCGGACCAGGCCGATACGGCCGAGGAACGGGGAGGCGTCGAGGTTGGTCACGTGCGCCTGCAGCGCCGCGTCCTTATCGCCCTTGGGGGCCGGGACGTGCTTCATGAGCACGTCGAACAGCTCGTCGAGGTTGTCCACGCCGGGGGCCTGGCCGTTCTCGGGGCGGGTGGTGGAGGCCTTGCCCTCACGGCCGGAGGCGTAGACGACCGGCAGGTCCAGCGCCAGCTCGGCGGCCTCGGAGGCCTCGTCGTCCAGATCGGAGGCCAGGTCCAGCAGCAGGTCGTGGCTCTCCTCGACGACCTCTTCGATACGGGCGTCGGGGCGGTCGGTCTTGTTGACCACCAGGATCACCGGCAGCGAGGCGGCGAGCGCCTTGCGCAGGACGAAGCGGGTCTGCGGCAGCGGGCCCTCGGACGCGTCCACCAGCAGCACAACACCGTCGACCATGGACAGACCGCGCTCGACCTCGCCACCGAAGTCGGCGTGGCCGGGGGTGTCGATCACATTGATGACAGTGAGCGAACCATCGGCGTTATGCCTGTGCACCGCGGTGTTCTTGGCGAGAATGGTGATGCCCTTCTCGCGCTCCAGATCACCGGAGTCCATCACCCGGTCGACCAGCTCGGCGCGTTCGGCAAACACGCCGGACTGACGCAGCATGGCGTCGACCAGTGTTGTCTTGCCGTGGTCGACGTGCGCCACAATGGCGACGTTACGGAACTCGACAGACGACACGTTAGATTCCTCCTGGTGCAAAGGGTTGGCCCGACCCGGCGGGTCATGCATGGGGAAACTCGAGATTCCACCGGGCATGCGGCGAGCTATACATTACCGTTCGCCGAAGTCACACGTTTAACCCGCCCGACTTAGGTTAAGCTAACCAACATGGGCAAGGTGAAGGCGAAGGACGTTTCACGTCTGAAGCCGAAGAAGAAATGCTGCCGCAAGAAGACGCGGTGTGTGAAATGCCCTGTCGTCATCATGCGCATGAAGAAGCTCGAGGCCGCGGGATGCTGCGGCAAGGAGCTCAAGAAGGGTCTCAAAGCCGCCCGCGCGGCCTGAAACCCGAGCGCGGCAGCGCAACCGGGAGTACACCGGAATCATGACCCCCGCGCCGCTGTCCGAAGAAGAGATCACCAAAGCCCTCACCGATCTGCCCGGCTGGACCCGCACCGGGGACGCCATCGCCCGCACGGTCGAGGCCGCCTCGTTCCTCGCCGGTATCGAACTGGTGCGCCGCGTGGCCGTCGCCGCCGAAGCCGCGAACCATCACCCGGATATCGATATCCGTTGGCGGCGAGTCACTTTCACGCTCTCCACCCATGACGCGAATGGCCTCACCGCGCTGGATGTGGCTCTTGCGCACGAGATCGATCGACTGCATCTGCAGGGCTGATCCGGCCGACCCGAATCACCCAGAGGTAGAACACCAGCACACCGGCCGTGTACACCGTGCCGAGCCAGGACAGGATGCCCGGCCGGGAGATGGTCCAGATGGTGGGCTGGAAGAACATGAGCACCCAGGGCACCCCGATCAGCGTGACCACCAACCAGTATCCGGCCAGGATGCGCGCGCCGGCCGCCGCGCGCAGCGGGCCGTAGCAGAGCCACAGCACGGCCGGAATCAACCAGATCCAATGGTGTGACCAGGAAATCGGCGAGGCCAGCAGGCCGAAGAACTGCACGATGATGAGCGTGCCCAGGCGGTCGCCGGAGCCCAGCGCCCGCCAGGCCAGCACCGCGAGCACAGCGGTCACCAGGACGGCCGCGATCCACAGCGGCCCGGTCTGCACATCGTGACCGAGGATGCGGCTGAGCGATCCGCGCAGTGATTGGTTCGACGCCGTGGCGACCGGGCCGATCCGGGTGGCGTCGCCGAGCAGTTCACCGAAGTACTTCCGGGTCTCGCCGGGCGAGATCGCGAAGGTCAGGGCGACGGTCCCGGCGAAAACGATCGCCGACCACACCGCCGTGAGCCAGCGCCGCTGCGTCACGAAGTACAGCCCGGTGACAGCGGGCGTCAGTTTCACCCCGGCCGCGACGCCGATCAGCGTTCCCGAGACCCACCAGCGGGTACTGCGGACCGCGAGCATGGCGAGCAGTACCAGGAACACATTGACCTGGCCGTAGTCGAGCGTGGTCCGCACCGGTTCCAGCCACAGGCCGACCGCGGTCCACGCGACCGCCGCGGTGCGCCAATGCTGTTCGCGCAGCGCCTCTTTCCCGAGGATCAATTCCAGCGCGATCCACACCACGCCGTACAGCGCCACCATGGTCAGCAGCAGCCACGCCAGGGCCACCAGCGTGAACGGCAGGAAGTGCAGCGGATAGAACACCAGCGCGGCGAACGGCGGATAGGTGAAGGGCAGCGGGAAGTCCGGGGTTTTGCTGGCGTCGGTGTAGTCGTACAGATTGCCGCTGCCGAGGCCGGCCGACCCGTCCATGTAGACATGCAGGTCGACGAAATTCATCCCGTTCGGGAGCAGCAGCACCCAGGCCAGACGGGCCAGCACCGAAAGCACCAGTGCCGCAACGGCCAGGCGGAAGTGTCGATTCACGGCACAGACTTTCAGCTCGGGCGGCAGGATTTCCGGTCGGGCTTCACCGGTGGGCGTGCGGGCGACGACAAGAGTAGTCCCAGAAGAAAATGTGCCGGGAAACGCACACCCTCTGCTGTAACATTCGCATCACTGACCCCACCAGTAACACAAATACTGGTCGGACGTTCGATAGCGTTGCCGGATAGCGGACAGCAAGATCACACCGTGGCTGTACAACCGGGCAGCACGGTCCCTAGAGTGGCGCGGAGCGATGTCTCCATCGCCGCTAGATGTACCCGAAGGTAAGGACGGCTACACCAGTGCTTCGCACCCGAGGATCGCGATTCGCAATGTCAGCGCTGGCCCTGGCGGCCTGCGCCACTGTTGCCGTGCCGAACACCGCGTTCGCCAAACCCGCACCGGCCCCGCAGCAGACCACCGCGACGATTCCGATGGTCCCGGAAGGGGTTTCGGTCGACGCACTGGCCTCGCTGATCCCGGCCATCATCGGAGCGGCCACCGGTCCGGCCGATATCGCGGCGCCCGGTCCGCAGACCGCGATCCTCGATCAGGCCAAGCAGATTCTGGCCGGTCTGAACCTGCCGCCGCAGATCAAGACCACGCTGAACTCGATCATCACCTTCCTCGACGGCAGTGGCGGTGGCGGCCCCGACCTGCCGAAGGACGGTCCGGTCATCGCCCAGTTCCTGTGGCCGACAATCGGTAAGGGCTGCATCGGCTCCGGCGCCGACTCGGTGGGCACCGCGCTCGCCGTGCCCGGCCCGGCCACGCTGCCCCCGCCCGGACCCGCCGCCGGTCAGGCCGGATTCGTCTTCACCGCGCTGGGTACCAAGAGCCCCAGCGAGATTCAGAATCCGCCGATGACCGTGCAGTGGCTGAATCTGGACACCCGTCAGAGCGGCGTGCAGAACCTGACCGACGAGGCCAAGATCAATCCGGGTGGACCGGCCACGCTGTCGGCCATCGTCAATACCGGCGCCGGTCGTGTTGTCGCCGTGGTCTCCGGTTCGCTGACCACCCAGGCCGATCCGGAAACCCAGCCGATCAGCTGCTCGTTCCTGCCGACGGTCGGATTCTTCACCGTCTGACAACCGAGAATTCCGCCCCTGTTCCATTCCGCTATCAGCGGTCCGGAACAGGGGCGAAATCATTTCCGAGGACCGGTCGGTGTGGTAGACCGCTAGATATGGCCGCTGTGAACGCTCCCATGGGGAGTCTGAAATCGCGCCGATCGATCCTGTCGATTCGTTCGGAAGGATCGATCCTGTCCATTGGATCGGCGTATTCGATCCTGTCCATCGGCAGTGTGGGATCGGTGCTGTCGATCGGATCGGCGGGATCGTTCGGATCCCTGATCTCGTCCGCATCCTTCGGAAGTATCGGCTCGGCATTCTCCGGACTGTCGCGCTGGTCGCTGTTCTCCTGGCAGGGCGACCGCCAGGCCTTCTCCCAGGGCGACGACGACGAGATCCGGGACCGGCACCTCACGCTGCGCGTGGTACCGGACGAGCCGGACCTGCGCGACGATCCCACCTGCCACTGCCAGACCTAGCCGGGAACTACCACCACTGCCCGTACTGCGGCGCGAGCACCGCGTTCACGTCCACCCCGATGCCGCTCACCGAGCGCTTGTCGATCTCGAACTGGTGCAGGTGTGCGTCAGGGTGCACGTACCCCTTCGGCGAGCCCCAATTGTGCTGCCAGAAGTAGGAACCCAGGCCCGCGCCGCGGATGGAGTCGATGGTCGGCGAGTTCGCGTACACACCGGTCCGCTCGTGCCCGAGGACGGTTTCCCAGCCGCGCAGGTACGGCTCGATGAGATTGTCGAAATCCTCATCGCTGGGGTTATCGTCGATGGAGGCGTAGATCGGGGCGGTATCGGGACCACCCGCCGCCTTGTGCAGCACCAGCCCGCGGGTGGCGTGCTGGATTCCGGCCGCCAGGCCGCCGCGCCAATCGGCGGTGGGCCCCTTGCCGAACTGGTAGCAGGACACGACCGAGAGTCCGGCCGCGGACAGCGCGTCGACTTCGCGCGCCAGCAAAGGCTTTCCGGCCATCCACTCCGCGCCGGGCCGGCGATCGGAGACGTACCGGATCACACCGATATGCCCGTCGGCACTGATGGCGCCGGCATCGGGCACTCCGCCCGCATAGTCGAGCAGGGTGCCGATTTGTTGCCGGGCAGCGGCATTGGGGGCGGGCAGTGTCAATCCGGCGGAAATACCGGTGGCGATAACCGCACCCCCGAGTAGGAAAGCCCGGCGGTTGACATGGATAGAACGCATCGCGGAACTCCTTCGCACACTCGCTGATCGAACATGCCGATCACGGTGCAAAACCGAAAAATTGCCCGTGACCGGTAGAACTATTGCGGCGTGCCCGGCGCACCTTCCCCGATGGTCCGAAGATCATCTGCGCGCCGGGAGCCCTGAACGCGCCCTCATTCCACCATATTCACAGGGGAATCTCCAGGCTCACAGGGCCCATAAGCACCACTAATCCCACAAGTCCTAAAACGGACGAACAGGATTTTCATCAATAGCGCCCCGGATCGATCGACCCGGGATCGATCAGACGCGAGTGCCGTCGAGACGCGCCGTCACATCGATGGTGCGGCGGGAAACATCCGCCACCTCGGCGCGCACCACGGAGGCCACCTGGATGGCGACCTGTTTGCGAATACCTGCGAGCTTGCCGAGCGCGGCGGCCCGCAGGCCCTTCGCCTTGAACTCGAGTTCGATGTCCTCGGCGGCGGGCGGCGCGGCGTCGATAATGATCAGCAGCGGATCGGCGGCACGAGCGGTGAGGGCCACGGGCACCTGCACCTCGGCGCGATAGCGATTGGCCTGCAGCACATCCACGGTGATGTCGAGGCTCACCGGGATCATCAGATCGAAGGTCACCAGATCCTTGGTGTCGGCGCCGACCGGCTCCGGCTCCGAAAGCTCTGCGAGACTGGGCAATTCGGCGATGACGGGCTCGGGTTTCGGGGCCGCGGCGAGATGCGTCGACGCCACGACCCTGGGTAGTCGCACCGTGCCGTGCACGGTCACCTGCGCCTTGTTGCCCGGCCCGGTGCGCAGCGGGCCGACCTCGATGGGTTTGCCCGCCAGCGATTCGACCACCTCCCGCACCCGGTCGACGGTCACGATGCGCTCGAAGAAACGATGCCCGAATTCGTCGTAGCCGATCCATTCGTGGGTCGGCCGGCCGCGATACGGCGATCTACTGCTGTTGAGGATGGCTTCCACATCGAAGGTGCGGCCGCGCTGCGCATCCGGATCGTCGAGAATGCCGTTGATCCGATTGGCGACCTCACGCTGCACCAGCTTGGCAATGGGGTCCAGCAGCAGTTCCCAGGCCGCGCCGATGGCCTGCGCACGCATGACGAAACTGACATCGCGGCTGGTGACCGGCGGAATATCGATGACGATGAGCAGTGGATCCGCGGTGCGGGCGTGCAGCTTCAGATCGATGTCGACCACCGCCTCCAGGCGCAGCCGCTGGCCGCCGAGGGTGACGTCCACCCGGAGTTTCACCGGCAGCGCCACATCGAAGTGCACGTGCGGGCCGCGGCGAATGACGGTGGGTTTCCCGACGCTGCCCTTGGCTACGAAGCGCGCCAGACCGGCGGGCCCGATGGAGAACGGGCCGATGGTGATACCGCGACCGGCGATACCGGAAACCGCCGCTTCGATCCGGGATTCCGTTACCGCCGCCGCTACGAAACGTTCGCCGAATTCGGCGTAATCGATCCACATCGGTTCGTCGGACGGCGTCATCCAGCTACTTTCGTCGGGCGGGGATCCCT encodes the following:
- a CDS encoding DUF1906 domain-containing protein: MRSIHVNRRAFLLGGAVIATGISAGLTLPAPNAAARQQIGTLLDYAGGVPDAGAISADGHIGVIRYVSDRRPGAEWMAGKPLLAREVDALSAAGLSVVSCYQFGKGPTADWRGGLAAGIQHATRGLVLHKAAGGPDTAPIYASIDDNPSDEDFDNLIEPYLRGWETVLGHERTGVYANSPTIDSIRGAGLGSYFWQHNWGSPKGYVHPDAHLHQFEIDKRSVSGIGVDVNAVLAPQYGQWW
- a CDS encoding Rv1157c family protein, with product MSALALAACATVAVPNTAFAKPAPAPQQTTATIPMVPEGVSVDALASLIPAIIGAATGPADIAAPGPQTAILDQAKQILAGLNLPPQIKTTLNSIITFLDGSGGGGPDLPKDGPVIAQFLWPTIGKGCIGSGADSVGTALAVPGPATLPPPGPAAGQAGFVFTALGTKSPSEIQNPPMTVQWLNLDTRQSGVQNLTDEAKINPGGPATLSAIVNTGAGRVVAVVSGSLTTQADPETQPISCSFLPTVGFFTV
- a CDS encoding mannosyltransferase → MPPELKVCAVNRHFRLAVAALVLSVLARLAWVLLLPNGMNFVDLHVYMDGSAGLGSGNLYDYTDASKTPDFPLPFTYPPFAALVFYPLHFLPFTLVALAWLLLTMVALYGVVWIALELILGKEALREQHWRTAAVAWTAVGLWLEPVRTTLDYGQVNVFLVLLAMLAVRSTRWWVSGTLIGVAAGVKLTPAVTGLYFVTQRRWLTAVWSAIVFAGTVALTFAISPGETRKYFGELLGDATRIGPVATASNQSLRGSLSRILGHDVQTGPLWIAAVLVTAVLAVLAWRALGSGDRLGTLIIVQFFGLLASPISWSHHWIWLIPAVLWLCYGPLRAAAGARILAGYWLVVTLIGVPWVLMFFQPTIWTISRPGILSWLGTVYTAGVLVFYLWVIRVGRISPADAVDRSRAQEPHPAR